A region from the Microbacterium lacus genome encodes:
- a CDS encoding CitMHS family transporter, which yields MLVLLGFAMILTFMVLIMTKRLTPMVALIVVPTIFGLFAGAGLGLGDMVIDAIKDLAPTAALLMFAIMFFGIMIDVGLFDPLIRLITRFLGEDPAKVVLGTAILAGAVSLDGDGSTTFIITTSAMLPIYLRLGMSPVVLTCVAGLMNGTLNIVPWGGPTVRASAALGVSATDIFVPMLPSLAAGLVVALTFAWFLGLAERKRLGSLAYSPAAASAPAAPTTGGWRRRLFAPNVVSGAEVKPGAPATLSTTGIPTLRRGGRTPVGAAVAEQAVLEAEDVDTMMADTMLDPNRATLRPKLIWVNLALTLAVMVLLVLDLMPLPYVFMVGSAIALIVNFPKLRSQADEIVAHAPSIVGVVSMVLAAGVLVGVLNGTGMVTAMAEWVVDIVPPSMGQFLAVITGVLSIPMTFFMSNDAFYFGILPVLAESAATYGIAPVEMARASIIGQPVHLQSPLVPAILLLVSLAGVNLGDHHKKVLWRATVVSLVMLAVGILVGVIPFL from the coding sequence GTGCTCGTCCTGCTCGGATTCGCCATGATCCTCACATTCATGGTCCTCATCATGACCAAGCGGCTCACGCCCATGGTCGCCCTGATCGTCGTCCCCACGATCTTCGGACTCTTCGCCGGCGCCGGCCTCGGTCTCGGCGACATGGTGATCGACGCCATCAAGGACCTCGCGCCGACCGCGGCTTTGTTGATGTTCGCGATCATGTTCTTCGGGATCATGATCGACGTGGGCCTGTTCGATCCGCTCATCCGCCTGATCACCCGCTTCCTCGGGGAAGATCCGGCGAAGGTCGTGCTCGGCACGGCGATCCTCGCCGGGGCGGTGTCTCTGGACGGCGACGGATCCACGACGTTCATCATCACGACGTCCGCGATGCTCCCGATCTACCTCCGGCTCGGCATGAGCCCGGTGGTCCTCACGTGCGTCGCCGGGCTCATGAACGGCACGCTGAACATCGTGCCGTGGGGCGGACCGACCGTTCGCGCCTCGGCCGCCCTCGGGGTGTCGGCGACCGACATCTTCGTGCCGATGCTCCCCTCGCTTGCGGCAGGACTCGTCGTCGCGCTCACCTTCGCGTGGTTCCTCGGGCTCGCCGAGCGCAAGCGCCTCGGGTCGCTCGCCTACTCCCCTGCAGCCGCGTCCGCGCCGGCCGCGCCCACGACGGGTGGATGGCGTCGGCGTCTGTTCGCCCCGAACGTCGTGAGCGGGGCCGAGGTCAAGCCCGGTGCTCCCGCGACGCTCTCCACCACCGGCATCCCGACCCTCCGCCGCGGCGGACGCACGCCGGTGGGCGCCGCCGTTGCGGAGCAGGCGGTGCTGGAAGCCGAGGACGTCGACACGATGATGGCCGACACGATGCTCGACCCCAACCGCGCGACCCTGCGGCCGAAGCTGATCTGGGTGAATCTGGCCCTCACGCTCGCCGTCATGGTCCTCCTGGTGCTCGACCTGATGCCGCTCCCGTACGTCTTCATGGTCGGCTCCGCGATCGCCCTGATCGTCAACTTCCCGAAGCTGCGCTCGCAGGCGGACGAGATCGTCGCCCACGCGCCGAGCATCGTCGGCGTGGTCTCGATGGTGCTCGCCGCCGGCGTCCTGGTGGGGGTCCTGAACGGTACGGGCATGGTCACCGCGATGGCCGAGTGGGTCGTGGACATCGTTCCGCCGTCGATGGGTCAGTTCCTGGCGGTGATCACCGGTGTGCTGTCGATCCCGATGACGTTCTTCATGTCCAACGATGCGTTCTACTTCGGCATCCTTCCGGTGCTCGCCGAGAGCGCCGCGACCTACGGCATCGCGCCGGTCGAGATGGCGCGTGCGTCGATCATCGGCCAGCCGGTGCACCTGCAGAGCCCGCTCGTCCCCGCGATTCTGCTGCTCGTGTCACTCGCGGGCGTGAACCTCGGCGATCACCACAAGAAGGTGCTGTGGCGCGCGACCGTCGTCTCGCTCGTCATGCTCGCGGTCGGCATCCTCGTCGGGGTGATCCCGTTCCTGTGA